A region of bacterium DNA encodes the following proteins:
- the rplJ gene encoding 50S ribosomal protein L10 — MSVVAETKGRLATGRAPRENKVKAVEELQKRISEASILVLFDYRGLSVSQMTELRRQLREAGVELSVVKNTLVSRALGGTPNEVLREKLTGPISIATAVGDPTVPARVLNDFLKGLSAGEIRGGALEGEFLDPAKIKELAMLPSREVLLSQMLGAMEATVAGLPRVLNAIILKLLYGLQAIAKEKENVA, encoded by the coding sequence ATGTCAGTGGTAGCAGAAACCAAGGGAAGACTGGCGACCGGCAGAGCGCCCCGCGAGAACAAGGTCAAGGCCGTCGAGGAACTCCAGAAGCGTATCTCGGAGGCCTCGATCCTTGTGCTCTTCGACTACCGGGGTCTCAGTGTGTCGCAAATGACCGAGCTGCGAAGGCAATTGCGCGAGGCGGGGGTCGAGCTCTCGGTCGTGAAAAACACACTGGTCAGCCGGGCGCTCGGGGGCACACCCAACGAAGTGCTCCGGGAGAAGCTGACCGGTCCCATTTCGATTGCGACGGCCGTGGGTGACCCGACGGTGCCCGCCCGGGTGCTGAACGATTTCCTGAAGGGGCTTTCAGCGGGCGAGATCAGAGGGGGCGCGCTGGAGGGGGAATTCCTGGATCCAGCTAAAATCAAAGAGTTAGCGATGCTTCCCTCGCGCGAGGTTCTCCTCTCCCAGATGCTGGGGGCGATGGAGGCGACCGTGGCCGGGCTGCCGCGGGTCCTCAACGCGATCATACTAAAGCTACTCTACGGATTGCAGGCGATTGCAAAAGAAAAAGAAAACGTGGCATAA
- the rplL gene encoding 50S ribosomal protein L7/L12 yields the protein MATKEDVLSFIENMSVLDLSHFVKELEEKFGVSAAAPVAMAGMMLAGDGAVAEEQTEFKVTLKAAGAEKIKVIKAIREITSLGLKEAKELVDSSPSTVREGVSKEEAGELEKKLKDAGAEVEVS from the coding sequence GTGGCGACCAAAGAAGACGTTCTCTCCTTCATTGAAAACATGTCTGTTCTCGATCTGAGTCATTTCGTCAAAGAGCTCGAGGAAAAGTTCGGGGTCTCTGCGGCGGCGCCCGTGGCCATGGCCGGTATGATGCTTGCTGGCGATGGTGCGGTGGCCGAGGAGCAGACCGAATTCAAGGTCACGCTCAAGGCGGCGGGCGCCGAGAAGATCAAGGTGATCAAAGCCATCCGCGAGATCACGAGCTTGGGCCTCAAGGAAGCGAAAGAACTCGTGGACAGTTCCCCGAGTACCGTCCGTGAGGGAGTCAGCAAGGAAGAGGCCGGGGAGCTTGAAAAGAAACTCAAGGATGCCGGAGCGGAGGTGGAAGTTTCGTAA